The genomic segment gaaaaatataaaaaggtcaatttatcccatacaattaaaacagaaatgcagTTAAGCGGCGCTGACACATGCTGTTACTGTATGGGGTCCAAAGGCTGAATGAACCAGATCTATTTCGCAAGCTATGACATCGTAAGTGTATCTTCTTCTCACCCTCTTTCAGGCAAGAGCAGCCTTCTCAAGTTTTAATAATGCTGTCTATCCAGTGCCTAATTCATTCCTAAGTAGCCTAACTTTTGTTGTTGGCGGACCAAATGTCTGCGGTGGTGGACACATGATCCAGGGAGGACTCGAAAATTATTTTGAGCTTCGATTCCATGTCGGTATAACACTTGTTCAGGTAACGGGAAAATGTCTTCCTGTCGGATGTTGGCTTGCGAGTCCGGGTACTTTATCTAGTATTTTTCTAATTCTGGGCGATTCAATTGTCGACAGTGGAAGCATGTCTTCTACAATGAACCCTGCAACCAGCCGGTCTTTCTGTGTCACCTGCATCTGCGCTCCAACACATGAACACTCCTTCGAACAAGCAGCTACGTCACTCAAACCGATCGCTATGGCAACGTGCCGAGGCAAGCAAGCGCTGCAGACACAGAGgcagcacgcatgcacgcaccacaACAGATCAGAACTTTACATTCAGGCAAATACGGCTTGGGTGACGCAGGAAAGCGTGTTACTATAGTCtagtaaagtagtgtagttaccgatatattttatgtaatgcgttactttacttcGTTACCCAAAACAGTAATATCGTTACTGTAACACGTTActttgtaaagtgttacccccaacactgcaTATAGCTGTGGAAAAACGTTATAGtcctgaacatttttaaactgTAACATGCAATCTTTGTCGTGGCCAGCTTCTCGGACCACAAGTTATGAAGCCACTAAATATCATCAAATTGATAATTAAACAGGAAACATTGACCTGGTTCCACTGACGTCATCATCCATTAAATAAagtgttctgttttttttttatcatttaggATATGCTGCTGTCGAGTGCCAACATAAAATCAAGTCTCGTTTGAGGAAGAagttctggtgtgtgtttgagggaatcgctaaAGCAGGACATTCAACACCTCTGAATGAGTTTTACACAGAGATCTTCATCACaaagagaggcagtggagaggtcaaccaggaacatgaggtcagGCTGATTGAAGcagcttccaggaaaccagccgaggaggaaacaccaatcagatgtgagGACATCTTTAAACCATTACCTGGAGAAGATAAACCAATCAGGACAATAATGACAACGGGAGtagccggcattggtaaaaccatcTTAACAaaaaagttcactctggactgggctgaaggcaaaaCCAACCACGACATAaacttcacatttctcctcactttcagagagctgaatttactgaaagggaaagagtttagcttggtggaacttcttcatcacttctttattgagaccaaagaagcaggaattTGCAGATACGACAGGTTCCAAATAGTCTTAAttttggatggtctggatgagtgtcgacttcctctggacttccagaacaacccgatctgtaatgatgtcacaaagtccacctcggtggacgtgctgctgacaaacctcatcaggggcgacCTGCTACCCTCTTCTaccatctggataaccacacgccctgcggcagccaatcagatccctgctgagtgtatTGACATGttgacagaggtgagagggttcaacgacccacagaaggaggactacttcaggaagagattcaaaGACGAGATGCTGGCCAGCACAATCATCTCCCATGTcaagaaatcacgaagcctccacatcatgtgtcacatcccagtcttctgttggatcactgctagaGTTCTGGAGGACTACTTCAAAACATCCCAGATAGAAGAAGAGACgcccaagaccgtgactcagatgtacagccacttctTGAGGGTTCTGTCCAtagagggggacaggaagtatcgTTCGATAGCTGAAACAGATTCACAATGGAGTTCACAGAGCAGGCACATCATTGATTCTctgggaaaactggcttttaaccagctggagagtggcaacctgatcttctacgaggaCGACCTGGCAGACTGTAAATATTATTTCAACgaagcctcagtgtactcaggagtgttcaccgagatctttaaagaggagtgtgggctgtacTCAGGTGAGAAgttgttctgctttgtccatttgagcatccaggagtttctggctgccctttatgtaTTTCGGTCCTTCGTCCACAAGGGTatcaatctgctctcagaaaAACAACCAACCTTGGGTGAAGATAAACTCCTCCTCttctaccagagtgctgtggaccAGGCCTTgcagagtgagaacggacacctagacttgttcctccgcttcctcctgggcctctctctggaggcCAATCAGAATGTCCtacgaggtctgctgggacaGACAGGGAGTAGAAAAACGTTCACTCAGTTTAAACAAGGTATGCTGAGACAGAAAAGAAGTAGCTCACAGACCAACAAGGATACCGTGTCTTACATCAAGAAGAAGATAGATGGTGgagatctctctccagagagaagcatcaatctgttccactgtctgaatgagctgaacgaccgttctctagtggaggagatccaGCAGTTCCTGACATCCGgaagtctctccagaaaatctttgtctcctgctcagtggtcagctctggtcttcatcttactgtcatcagaagaggagctggacgtgtttgacctgaagaaatactctgcttcagaggagggtcttctgaggctg from the Gadus macrocephalus chromosome 7, ASM3116895v1 genome contains:
- the LOC132460633 gene encoding NLR family CARD domain-containing protein 3-like isoform X23 translates to MDEEREEGVPTSKTTLSGEHGRRSKAKRPEQQERAESPGPSRVSMKRIRNLFRKKEQIHEQGVQRERADSPGPSCVSTKSYWSMEQRHNFKDGNHQPSKERQHQEWLMVTSAQSVQQHQTELIKRAEENAHTFLDKELKKLWRDLFSDYPQCSEGQREGEEVDGKKEEQRRRAIEGVVHITILSLMEMNKKGLADKLLSGYAAVECQHKIKSRLRKKFWCVFEGIAKAGHSTPLNEFYTEIFITKRGSGEVNQEHEVRLIEAASRKPAEEETPIRCEDIFKPLPGEDKPIRTIMTTGVAGIGKTILTKKFTLDWAEGKTNHDINFTFLLTFRELNLLKGKEFSLVELLHHFFIETKEAGICRYDRFQIVLILDGLDECRLPLDFQNNPICNDVTKSTSVDVLLTNLIRGDLLPSSTIWITTRPAAANQIPAECIDMLTEVRGFNDPQKEDYFRKRFKDEMLASTIISHVKKSRSLHIMCHIPVFCWITARVLEDYFKTSQIEEETPKTVTQMYSHFLRVLSIEGDRKYRSIAETDSQWSSQSRHIIDSLGKLAFNQLESGNLIFYEDDLADCKYYFNEASVYSGVFTEIFKEECGLYSGEKLFCFVHLSIQEFLAALYVFRSFVHKGINLLSEKQPTLGEDKLLLFYQSAVDQALQSENGHLDLFLRFLLGLSLEANQNVLRGLLGQTGSRKTFTQFKQGMLRQKRSSSQTNKDTVSYIKKKIDGGDLSPERSINLFHCLNELNDRSLVEEIQQFLTSGSLSRKSLSPAQWSALVFILLSSEEELDVFDLKKYSASEEGLLRLLPVVKASKTSLRLNSCGLSERSCEALASVLCSESSSLRELDLSTNDLQDSGVKLLSAGLGSPHCTLETLRLNGSHLSERSCEALASVLSYNSSSLRGLDLSNNDLQDSGVKLLSAGLGSLHCTLETLSLSGCLVTQEGCASLASALSSNPSHLRELDLSYNHLGDSGATLLSARLEDPRWRLDTLSVEHGGVWRLKPALKKYACELTLDPNTAHRHLSLSEDNRKVTWVGEDQWYPDHPERFDSQPQVLGREALTGRCYWEVEWEGWVYIGVTYRGITRRGGGGDSWLGGNNKSWRLDCYDGRYSARYNGTETVLRLPPAGSTRVGVYLDRPAGSLSFYRVSPGGGGSSDTLTHLHTFWSSFTQEDLLPGVRVGRGSSVTLCRL
- the LOC132460633 gene encoding NLR family CARD domain-containing protein 3-like isoform X24; protein product: MDEEIEEEGPTSKTTLSGEHGRQSKAKRPEQQERAESPGPSRVSMKRIRNLFRKKEQIHEQGVQRERADSPGPSCVSTKSYWSMEQRHNFKDGNHQPSKERQHQEWLMVTSAQSVQQHQTELIKRAEENAHTFLDKELKKLWRDLFSDYPQCSEGQREGEEVDGKKEEQRRRAIEGVVHITILSLMEMNKKGLADKLLSGYAAVECQHKIKSRLRKKFWCVFEGIAKAGHSTPLNEFYTEIFITKRGSGEVNQEHEVRLIEAASRKPAEEETPIRCEDIFKPLPGEDKPIRTIMTTGVAGIGKTILTKKFTLDWAEGKTNHDINFTFLLTFRELNLLKGKEFSLVELLHHFFIETKEAGICRYDRFQIVLILDGLDECRLPLDFQNNPICNDVTKSTSVDVLLTNLIRGDLLPSSTIWITTRPAAANQIPAECIDMLTEVRGFNDPQKEDYFRKRFKDEMLASTIISHVKKSRSLHIMCHIPVFCWITARVLEDYFKTSQIEEETPKTVTQMYSHFLRVLSIEGDRKYRSIAETDSQWSSQSRHIIDSLGKLAFNQLESGNLIFYEDDLADCKYYFNEASVYSGVFTEIFKEECGLYSGEKLFCFVHLSIQEFLAALYVFRSFVHKGINLLSEKQPTLGEDKLLLFYQSAVDQALQSENGHLDLFLRFLLGLSLEANQNVLRGLLGQTGSRKTFTQFKQGMLRQKRSSSQTNKDTVSYIKKKIDGGDLSPERSINLFHCLNELNDRSLVEEIQQFLTSGSLSRKSLSPAQWSALVFILLSSEEELDVFDLKKYSASEEGLLRLLPVVKASKTSLRLNSCGLSERSCEALASVLCSESSSLRELDLSTNDLQDSGVKLLSAGLGSPHCTLETLRLNGSHLSERSCEALASVLSYNSSSLRGLDLSNNDLQDSGVKLLSAGLGSLHCTLETLSLSGCLVTQEGCASLASALSSNPSHLRELDLSYNHLGDSGATLLSARLEDPRWRLDTLSVEHGGVWRLKPALKKYACELTLDPNTAHRHLSLSEDNRKVTWVGEDQWYPDHPERFDSQPQVLGREALTGRCYWEVEWEGWVYIGVTYRGITRRGGGGDSWLGGNNKSWRLDCYDGRYSARYNGTETVLRLPPAGSTRVGVYLDRPAGSLSFYRVSPGGGGSSDTLTHLHTFWSSFTQEDLLPGVRVGRGSSVTLCRL
- the LOC132460633 gene encoding NLR family CARD domain-containing protein 3-like isoform X26 — protein: MDEEREEGVPTSKTTLSGEHGRRSKAKRVQRERADSPGPSCVSTKSYWSMEQRHNFKDGNHQPSKERQHQEWLMVTSAQSVQQHQTELIKRAEENAHTFLDKELKKLWRDLFSDYPQCSEGQREGEEVDGKKEEQRRRAIEGVVHITILSLMEMNKKGLADKLLSGYAAVECQHKIKSRLRKKFWCVFEGIAKAGHSTPLNEFYTEIFITKRGSGEVNQEHEVRLIEAASRKPAEEETPIRCEDIFKPLPGEDKPIRTIMTTGVAGIGKTILTKKFTLDWAEGKTNHDINFTFLLTFRELNLLKGKEFSLVELLHHFFIETKEAGICRYDRFQIVLILDGLDECRLPLDFQNNPICNDVTKSTSVDVLLTNLIRGDLLPSSTIWITTRPAAANQIPAECIDMLTEVRGFNDPQKEDYFRKRFKDEMLASTIISHVKKSRSLHIMCHIPVFCWITARVLEDYFKTSQIEEETPKTVTQMYSHFLRVLSIEGDRKYRSIAETDSQWSSQSRHIIDSLGKLAFNQLESGNLIFYEDDLADCKYYFNEASVYSGVFTEIFKEECGLYSGEKLFCFVHLSIQEFLAALYVFRSFVHKGINLLSEKQPTLGEDKLLLFYQSAVDQALQSENGHLDLFLRFLLGLSLEANQNVLRGLLGQTGSRKTFTQFKQGMLRQKRSSSQTNKDTVSYIKKKIDGGDLSPERSINLFHCLNELNDRSLVEEIQQFLTSGSLSRKSLSPAQWSALVFILLSSEEELDVFDLKKYSASEEGLLRLLPVVKASKTSLRLNSCGLSERSCEALASVLCSESSSLRELDLSTNDLQDSGVKLLSAGLGSPHCTLETLRLNGSHLSERSCEALASVLSYNSSSLRGLDLSNNDLQDSGVKLLSAGLGSLHCTLETLSLSGCLVTQEGCASLASALSSNPSHLRELDLSYNHLGDSGATLLSARLEDPRWRLDTLSVEHGGVWRLKPALKKYACELTLDPNTAHRHLSLSEDNRKVTWVGEDQWYPDHPERFDSQPQVLGREALTGRCYWEVEWEGWVYIGVTYRGITRRGGGGDSWLGGNNKSWRLDCYDGRYSARYNGTETVLRLPPAGSTRVGVYLDRPAGSLSFYRVSPGGGGSSDTLTHLHTFWSSFTQEDLLPGVRVGRGSSVTLCRL